The following proteins are encoded in a genomic region of Thermococcus pacificus:
- a CDS encoding FAD-dependent oxidoreductase encodes MRLNEHPLLRFKRGREVTIYFNGQPVKAYEGEPIAAALHAAGIKVLNYSANEKRPRGLFCAIGKCSSCLMIVNGIPNVRTCITLVEGGMRIEPQRGKAKLPKEAKPPEFRDAKAVKADIVVIGGGPAGLMAAIHAADAGASVVLLDENPMLGGQLVKQTHKFFGKREQFAGVRGVEIAKILEKEVRKRDNIEVFLETSAVGIFQEGDEKLVLCVRKNKELMEFRGRALIVATGAMEKMIPFENNDLPGIYGAGAIQTLMNTYGVKPGDRVLIVGAGNVGLILAYQLVQAGVEVEAIVEVMPKVGGYFVHAAKVRRLGIPILTRHTILRAEGKERVERAVIAQLDENWKPIPGTEKVFDVDVIALAVGLRPSIELLHQAGCQIRFVRELGGHVAVRDEWMETTVRGIFVAGDTAGIEEATTAMLEGKIAGIAAALRLGIAEESWVKEIERAQRDLEEFRSGPFGRHVAEGIRKLLAGVGGNV; translated from the coding sequence ATGCGCCTTAATGAACATCCACTTCTGAGATTTAAACGGGGCAGAGAGGTCACTATATATTTCAACGGGCAACCAGTGAAGGCCTATGAGGGAGAACCCATCGCCGCGGCACTCCACGCCGCAGGAATAAAGGTCCTGAACTATTCTGCCAACGAAAAGCGCCCCAGGGGGCTCTTCTGCGCCATCGGGAAGTGCTCCTCGTGCCTCATGATAGTCAACGGTATACCAAACGTCAGGACGTGCATAACCCTCGTGGAGGGCGGAATGCGGATAGAACCCCAGAGGGGAAAGGCAAAGCTGCCCAAAGAGGCCAAACCCCCGGAGTTTAGGGACGCGAAGGCTGTGAAGGCGGACATAGTTGTTATCGGCGGCGGGCCCGCCGGTTTGATGGCGGCGATACACGCGGCCGATGCGGGGGCAAGCGTTGTTCTCCTCGACGAAAACCCCATGCTCGGAGGACAGCTCGTTAAGCAGACCCACAAGTTCTTTGGGAAGAGGGAGCAGTTCGCCGGCGTCAGAGGAGTGGAGATAGCGAAAATTCTGGAGAAAGAGGTCAGAAAGAGGGATAACATAGAGGTATTTCTCGAGACCTCGGCAGTGGGCATCTTCCAGGAGGGGGATGAAAAGCTCGTCCTCTGTGTGAGGAAGAACAAGGAACTCATGGAGTTCCGGGGAAGGGCACTTATAGTGGCCACCGGCGCTATGGAGAAGATGATACCCTTCGAGAACAACGACCTGCCCGGAATCTACGGTGCCGGGGCGATTCAAACGCTGATGAACACCTACGGGGTAAAGCCGGGCGACAGGGTTCTGATAGTCGGTGCCGGAAACGTCGGGTTAATCCTAGCTTACCAGCTCGTACAGGCCGGCGTTGAAGTTGAAGCGATAGTTGAGGTGATGCCAAAGGTCGGCGGCTACTTTGTGCATGCTGCCAAGGTGAGGCGCCTCGGAATCCCAATCCTCACGAGACACACAATCCTGCGCGCCGAGGGGAAGGAGAGGGTTGAAAGGGCTGTAATAGCCCAACTCGACGAGAACTGGAAGCCGATACCCGGGACGGAGAAGGTCTTCGACGTGGATGTGATAGCCCTCGCCGTTGGGCTGAGGCCAAGCATAGAGCTCCTCCATCAGGCAGGGTGCCAGATAAGGTTCGTCCGCGAGCTCGGCGGCCACGTAGCGGTTCGCGATGAGTGGATGGAAACAACGGTCAGGGGAATATTCGTTGCCGGAGACACGGCGGGAATAGAAGAAGCGACAACGGCGATGCTTGAAGGCAAGATAGCCGGCATAGCCGCCGCCCTGAGGCTGGGAATAGCTGAGGAGAGCTGGGTGAAGGAGATAGAGAGGGCCCAGCGCGACCTCGAGGAGTTCCGCTCCGGGCCCTTCGGAAGGCACGTCGCTGAGGGAATAAGGAAGCTTCTTGCGGGGGTCGGTGGGAATGTCTGA
- the queC gene encoding 7-cyano-7-deazaguanine synthase QueC gives MKRAVVLFSGGLDSTACLYWAKKNYDEVIMLTVNYGSNEEKVTNRVAEFFSKELGVPLKIARLDFLEEFSKLRGTTLVGGETPKVTAQELEDMSVAQETAKSVWVPARNVVLISVAASLLDALGGGDIIVGFNAEEGATFPDNTPEFAERMNEMLRYGTMAEVRVVAPLINLDKKGIAKLLKELNAKYEYSNSCYMPKGFTEDGKPIHCGECESCVRRHRGLIEGIGEDRTVYAVEPEI, from the coding sequence ATGAAGCGCGCCGTTGTTCTGTTTTCCGGCGGGCTGGACTCAACGGCCTGCCTTTACTGGGCCAAGAAGAACTACGATGAGGTAATAATGCTCACGGTCAACTACGGCAGCAACGAGGAGAAAGTGACGAACAGAGTAGCGGAGTTCTTCTCAAAAGAACTGGGAGTCCCGCTGAAGATTGCGAGGCTGGACTTCCTTGAGGAGTTCTCAAAACTGAGGGGCACTACGCTCGTAGGCGGGGAGACGCCTAAAGTTACCGCTCAGGAGCTTGAAGACATGAGCGTTGCTCAGGAAACAGCCAAGAGCGTCTGGGTTCCAGCGAGAAACGTTGTGCTAATATCGGTCGCGGCGTCGCTTTTGGATGCACTCGGCGGCGGGGACATCATAGTGGGCTTCAATGCCGAGGAAGGAGCCACCTTTCCGGACAATACTCCGGAGTTCGCGGAGAGGATGAACGAGATGCTCCGCTACGGCACGATGGCGGAAGTAAGGGTCGTTGCCCCGCTCATAAACCTCGACAAGAAGGGCATAGCGAAGCTTTTGAAAGAGTTAAACGCGAAGTACGAGTACTCCAACTCCTGCTACATGCCGAAGGGCTTCACGGAGGACGGAAAGCCGATACACTGCGGCGAGTGCGAGAGCTGTGTGAGGAGACACCGCGGGCTCATTGAAGGTATCGGAGAGGACAGGACCGTTTACGCGGTCGAGCCCGAGATTTGA
- the gltA gene encoding NADPH-dependent glutamate synthase, with product MVRKRPKLIKERVPTPERPVEERVKSFVEVNLGYDFASAVKEAERCLQCPVEYAPCIKGCPVHINIPGFIGKLVEHRDDPNKAVKEALRVIWGDNTLPAVTGRVCPQEEQCEMNCVMGKVGDPINIGKLERFVADYARKHSIEDELLAEMRPSVCGKGKVAVVGAGPAGLTCAGELAKLGYDVTIYEALHKPGGVLIYGIPEFRLPKEILDKEIAKLRELGVEIKLDHVVGKTVTLEELLEEYDAVFIGTGAGTPKLLNIPGILLDRIYSANEFLTRVNLMKAYKFPEYDEPIAVGKKTIVIGAGNTAMDAARSALRLGSEVTIAYRRGREDMTARIEEIQHAEEEGVKFEFFLNPVEFIGDENGRVKAVKFEKMKPLEERDKKGKRKIVGTGEYVTLEADTVIIAIGLEPNRIISEEATGLKVNPDGTLVVDENLMTSIPGVFAGGDAIRGEATVILAMGDGKRAAKAICDYIEKKRKANA from the coding sequence ATGGTGAGGAAGAGGCCCAAGCTCATCAAGGAGCGCGTTCCAACGCCTGAAAGACCGGTTGAGGAGCGCGTTAAGAGCTTCGTCGAGGTCAACCTCGGCTACGACTTCGCGTCAGCGGTGAAGGAAGCTGAAAGATGCCTCCAGTGCCCGGTCGAATATGCTCCCTGTATCAAGGGCTGTCCGGTTCACATCAACATTCCCGGCTTCATAGGCAAGCTTGTTGAGCACCGCGACGACCCGAACAAGGCCGTTAAGGAAGCCCTCAGGGTAATCTGGGGCGACAACACTCTTCCTGCCGTTACTGGCAGGGTCTGCCCGCAGGAAGAGCAGTGTGAGATGAACTGTGTCATGGGCAAAGTTGGTGACCCGATAAACATCGGCAAGCTTGAGCGCTTCGTTGCTGACTACGCGAGGAAGCACAGCATAGAGGATGAGCTCCTTGCGGAGATGAGGCCCTCGGTGTGCGGGAAGGGTAAGGTTGCCGTCGTCGGCGCCGGTCCGGCTGGACTCACCTGCGCCGGTGAGCTGGCGAAGCTCGGCTACGACGTAACGATTTACGAGGCCCTTCACAAGCCGGGTGGAGTCCTCATATACGGCATCCCCGAGTTCAGGCTTCCCAAGGAGATACTCGACAAGGAGATAGCCAAGCTCCGTGAGCTGGGTGTGGAAATAAAGCTCGACCACGTCGTCGGGAAAACTGTAACGCTCGAGGAGCTCCTCGAGGAGTACGACGCGGTCTTCATTGGAACCGGTGCCGGAACGCCCAAGCTCCTCAACATCCCGGGAATACTTCTCGACAGGATCTACAGCGCCAACGAGTTCCTCACGCGCGTTAACCTCATGAAGGCCTACAAATTCCCCGAGTACGATGAGCCAATAGCCGTAGGGAAGAAGACGATAGTCATAGGGGCCGGAAACACCGCCATGGACGCGGCCCGCTCCGCGCTGAGGCTCGGGAGCGAGGTTACCATCGCCTACCGCCGCGGAAGGGAGGACATGACGGCCCGTATTGAGGAAATCCAGCATGCGGAAGAGGAGGGCGTGAAGTTCGAGTTCTTCCTCAACCCGGTGGAGTTCATCGGCGACGAGAACGGAAGAGTGAAAGCAGTCAAGTTCGAGAAAATGAAGCCACTCGAGGAGCGCGACAAAAAGGGCAAGAGGAAGATCGTCGGCACCGGCGAGTACGTCACGCTTGAGGCGGACACCGTCATAATAGCAATAGGCCTCGAGCCGAACAGGATAATCAGTGAGGAGGCGACCGGACTGAAGGTCAACCCCGACGGGACGCTCGTCGTTGACGAGAACCTCATGACTAGCATTCCTGGAGTTTTCGCGGGTGGCGACGCTATAAGGGGTGAAGCAACCGTCATCCTTGCCATGGGAGACGGAAAGAGGGCCGCGAAGGCAATATGTGATTACATAGAGAAGAAGAGAAAGGCAAACGCCTGA
- a CDS encoding nucleotidyltransferase domain-containing protein, translating into MIEVVDCIGRNLGRVPGLYSLILYGSLVRGDYLPGTSDVDFFAVLEDGIEPEEVLSRIRPVLEECTKPLKPVEVDIAWEWLSNLRDPLRLGYPYKFLTVYQADFRENHIVVTGEDIVELLPEYRVKEILPGRLEGILKNLERFSGNPKMLHILAGETARLMAFLHGSSLKKDDVLRKLEEIGDEEAVEIYHSYLAGRKMEFNGEFLREFIVSRVRELKGLQDNLR; encoded by the coding sequence ATGATTGAGGTTGTAGACTGCATCGGGCGAAACCTCGGCCGGGTTCCCGGCCTCTACTCCTTAATTCTCTACGGCTCCCTTGTGAGGGGAGATTACCTTCCCGGGACGAGCGATGTTGACTTCTTTGCGGTTCTTGAGGACGGTATCGAACCAGAGGAAGTGCTCTCAAGAATAAGGCCGGTTCTTGAGGAGTGTACTAAACCTCTCAAACCCGTCGAGGTTGACATCGCTTGGGAGTGGCTCTCCAACCTCCGCGACCCCCTCCGTCTCGGCTACCCCTACAAGTTCCTGACGGTTTACCAGGCGGATTTCAGGGAGAATCACATCGTGGTTACCGGCGAGGACATAGTCGAGCTCCTGCCCGAATACCGGGTTAAGGAAATACTCCCCGGGAGGCTGGAGGGCATTCTGAAGAATCTTGAACGCTTCTCGGGAAATCCAAAGATGCTCCACATCCTGGCCGGCGAAACTGCTCGGCTGATGGCTTTTCTGCACGGCTCAAGCCTCAAAAAGGACGACGTTTTGAGGAAGCTCGAAGAGATTGGGGACGAGGAAGCGGTTGAAATCTACCACTCGTACTTAGCGGGAAGAAAAATGGAGTTCAATGGGGAGTTTTTGAGGGAGTTTATAGTCTCCAGGGTCAGGGAACTGAAAGGGCTCCAAGATAACCTCCGATAA
- a CDS encoding dihydroorotate dehydrogenase yields the protein MASLEVELFGIRFENPLILASGINDKVPEQWIRAHEEGAGGVVTKSIGIEPRKGYDNPTIVELPYGLINAMGLPNPGWRGFLEMVDGYTFDFPLIVSIFGGTPEEFAFLAEKLSEVADAFELNLSCPHAKGYGMEIGQKTENVYEVVKAVKDATDKPVIAKLTPNTDDITKLGLAAEKAGADAVSAINTLKAIAIDIYARRPILSNRVGGYSGPGVKPVALRAVYDLARTLDIPVIGIGGITTWQDAVEFLLAGASALQIGTALSLRGWKVFREISEGIERYLEGEGFSSVEEIVGLALEK from the coding sequence ATGGCGAGCCTTGAGGTCGAGCTTTTCGGGATAAGGTTCGAGAACCCCCTCATCCTCGCATCGGGAATAAACGACAAGGTGCCTGAGCAGTGGATAAGGGCCCACGAGGAAGGAGCGGGTGGAGTTGTAACGAAATCAATCGGAATCGAGCCGAGGAAGGGCTACGATAACCCGACGATAGTGGAGCTCCCCTACGGCCTTATAAACGCGATGGGACTGCCAAACCCGGGCTGGAGGGGCTTCCTTGAGATGGTGGATGGCTATACCTTTGATTTCCCGCTCATCGTTTCCATCTTCGGCGGAACACCTGAGGAGTTCGCCTTCCTCGCCGAAAAGCTGAGTGAAGTGGCCGATGCCTTTGAGCTCAACCTCAGCTGTCCCCATGCTAAAGGCTACGGCATGGAAATTGGCCAGAAAACGGAGAACGTCTACGAAGTTGTTAAAGCCGTCAAGGACGCCACCGATAAGCCAGTTATAGCGAAGCTCACACCAAACACCGACGATATAACGAAACTCGGACTGGCTGCCGAAAAAGCGGGAGCGGATGCCGTCTCTGCCATAAACACGCTGAAGGCGATAGCGATTGACATCTATGCGAGGAGGCCCATCCTCAGCAACAGGGTTGGAGGTTATTCCGGGCCGGGAGTTAAGCCTGTTGCCCTAAGGGCCGTCTACGACCTCGCGAGAACCCTCGACATCCCGGTCATCGGGATTGGGGGCATAACGACATGGCAAGATGCAGTCGAGTTTTTACTTGCGGGGGCCTCAGCACTTCAGATAGGCACTGCCCTTTCCCTCCGCGGCTGGAAGGTCTTCCGGGAGATAAGCGAGGGGATTGAGAGATACCTTGAGGGGGAGGGCTTTTCGAGCGTGGAGGAGATAGTGGGGTTGGCTCTGGAGAAATAA
- the bpsA gene encoding N(4)-bis(aminopropyl)spermidine synthase: MREIVERVKEKTSIPVYERTIENVLSAIQASGDVWRIVDLSEEPLPLVVAVITALHEMGYITFDDPNVVLTESGKRLVEKYGIGTRRDYTCSHCQGKTVELSAFSDLLEQFKEIVKDRPQPKHDFDQAYVTPETTVARIALMHTRGDLENKEVFVLGDDDLTSIALMLSGLPKRIAVLDIDERLVKFIEKTADELGYSNIEMFTFDLREPLPDYALHKFDTFITDPPETVHAIRSFVGRGIATLKGPGCAGYFGITRRESSLDKWRDIQRILLNEFGVVITDIIRNFNEYVNWGYEEETRAWKLLPVKVKPSYNWYKSYMFRIQTLEGSKGFEDRITVGDELYNDEEASTT; the protein is encoded by the coding sequence ATGAGGGAAATAGTCGAGAGGGTTAAGGAGAAGACCAGCATTCCTGTTTATGAGAGAACTATCGAGAACGTTCTGAGCGCGATACAGGCGAGCGGCGACGTCTGGCGCATAGTTGACCTCAGCGAGGAGCCCCTCCCGCTCGTCGTTGCCGTCATTACTGCCCTCCACGAGATGGGGTACATAACCTTCGATGATCCCAATGTTGTCCTCACGGAGAGCGGGAAGAGGCTGGTGGAGAAGTACGGAATCGGCACGAGGAGAGATTACACCTGCTCCCACTGCCAGGGGAAGACCGTTGAACTTTCAGCATTCAGCGACCTCCTGGAGCAGTTCAAGGAGATAGTGAAGGACCGCCCACAGCCAAAGCACGACTTCGACCAGGCCTACGTTACTCCAGAGACCACCGTTGCAAGAATAGCCCTCATGCACACCCGTGGTGACCTCGAGAACAAAGAAGTGTTCGTTTTGGGAGACGACGATCTGACAAGCATCGCTCTCATGCTCTCGGGCCTGCCGAAGAGGATAGCCGTCCTCGACATCGACGAGAGGCTTGTCAAGTTCATTGAGAAGACGGCAGATGAGCTTGGCTATTCCAACATCGAGATGTTCACATTCGACCTCCGTGAGCCCTTACCAGACTACGCGCTCCACAAGTTCGACACGTTCATCACAGATCCACCTGAGACGGTCCACGCCATCCGCTCCTTCGTTGGGAGGGGAATAGCCACCCTCAAGGGGCCTGGTTGCGCCGGCTATTTCGGCATAACGAGAAGGGAAAGCTCCCTCGACAAGTGGAGAGACATACAGAGGATTCTCCTCAACGAGTTCGGCGTTGTCATAACTGACATCATCAGGAACTTCAACGAGTACGTCAACTGGGGCTACGAGGAGGAGACGAGGGCATGGAAGCTCCTTCCAGTGAAGGTCAAGCCGTCCTACAACTGGTACAAGAGCTACATGTTCAGAATCCAGACGCTTGAAGGCTCAAAGGGCTTCGAGGACAGGATTACCGTCGGCGACGAGCTCTACAACGACGAGGAAGCGTCAACTACATGA
- a CDS encoding ATPase: protein MIKPVRDDFVKGYRLQYNLEALERVRGEIGEEAYSRLKALIEYRLYRKDFDRSPTGVKIALAFSAGSDSTASLKILRWAGFDVVPVTAKLPQMNEHVIEKARREGAVLVEVPNYLEVITSQMEKGAPICGRCHSMVMKAVEDYAQRKGIKILASGDLLSSGLISIYRSGELVTLNLPAFLTLDKAEIIELIGGKYDLRFGCPLLREAFRRAPSVKRFAIQRVLRELRARAITPEIAEKLILDILSP, encoded by the coding sequence ATGATAAAACCGGTGAGAGACGATTTCGTCAAGGGGTATCGGTTACAGTACAACCTTGAGGCCCTTGAGAGGGTTAGGGGAGAAATCGGCGAAGAAGCCTATTCCCGCCTGAAAGCCTTGATAGAATACCGCCTTTACAGGAAGGACTTCGACCGCTCTCCAACGGGAGTAAAAATAGCCCTTGCTTTCTCTGCCGGCTCTGACAGCACAGCCTCGCTGAAAATCCTCCGCTGGGCCGGCTTTGACGTGGTTCCAGTTACCGCAAAACTCCCCCAAATGAACGAGCATGTAATAGAGAAGGCCAGGCGGGAGGGGGCGGTTCTCGTAGAAGTTCCCAACTACCTCGAAGTGATAACCTCCCAGATGGAAAAAGGCGCCCCGATATGCGGGAGATGCCACTCTATGGTCATGAAGGCCGTTGAGGACTACGCACAGAGGAAAGGAATAAAAATCCTCGCCTCTGGCGACCTTCTGAGCTCCGGTCTAATCTCAATCTACCGCTCCGGAGAACTTGTAACCCTCAACCTTCCGGCATTTCTCACCCTCGACAAGGCCGAGATAATCGAGCTCATCGGGGGGAAGTATGATCTCAGGTTCGGCTGCCCGCTCTTGAGAGAGGCCTTCAGAAGAGCCCCATCGGTGAAGCGCTTCGCCATACAGCGTGTTCTGAGGGAGCTGAGGGCCAGGGCAATAACGCCAGAAATAGCGGAAAAACTCATACTCGACATTCTGTCTCCCTAA
- a CDS encoding nicotinate phosphoribosyltransferase — translation MREFYIAHEDDIRAGKTTDVYFIRTKKILEEKGIHKKVFADVSTTSLPNGWKWGVLAGIEEVAKLLEGLPVNVYAMPEGTIFHPYEPVLQIEGYYEEFGIYETALLGMLSQASGIATAALRVKIAANFKPVYSFGIRHMHPAIAPMIDRSAFIGGCDGVSGVLGAEMIGEKPVGTMPHALIITVGDQVKAWKYYDEVMPPEVPRTALVDTFYDEKFEALMAAEALGERLNAVRLDTPGSRRGNFRRIIEEVRWELDLRGYDWVKIFVSGGLNEDSIREIVDVADAFGVGGSIASAKPIDFSLDIVEVEGRPITKRGKLSGRKQIYRCENGHYHRVPADKKLEHCPVCGAKVEPLLKPLIENGEIVAELPKAREIREYVLEQAKKFNLALD, via the coding sequence ATGCGCGAGTTCTACATAGCCCACGAAGACGATATCCGGGCGGGAAAAACGACGGACGTTTACTTCATCAGGACGAAGAAAATCCTCGAGGAAAAGGGCATCCATAAGAAGGTCTTCGCGGACGTGAGCACGACGAGCCTTCCAAACGGCTGGAAGTGGGGGGTCTTGGCCGGAATTGAAGAGGTCGCAAAGCTCCTTGAAGGCCTTCCTGTCAACGTCTACGCCATGCCTGAGGGCACAATCTTCCACCCCTACGAGCCGGTTCTTCAGATAGAGGGCTATTACGAGGAGTTTGGAATATACGAGACGGCCCTACTCGGAATGCTCAGCCAGGCGAGCGGAATAGCCACCGCGGCATTGAGGGTCAAGATAGCGGCAAACTTCAAGCCCGTCTATTCCTTTGGGATAAGGCACATGCATCCTGCAATAGCCCCGATGATAGACCGCTCGGCATTTATAGGGGGATGCGACGGCGTCTCTGGCGTTCTTGGAGCCGAGATGATCGGCGAAAAGCCCGTTGGAACCATGCCCCACGCCCTCATCATAACGGTCGGTGACCAGGTGAAGGCATGGAAGTACTACGACGAGGTAATGCCCCCCGAGGTTCCGAGGACGGCTTTAGTGGACACGTTCTATGACGAGAAGTTCGAGGCGCTGATGGCAGCGGAAGCCCTTGGCGAGAGGCTCAACGCGGTAAGGCTGGACACGCCCGGCTCAAGGAGGGGTAACTTCAGGAGAATAATCGAGGAGGTCCGCTGGGAGCTCGACCTGAGGGGCTACGACTGGGTCAAAATCTTCGTCTCCGGTGGCCTGAACGAGGACAGCATAAGGGAGATAGTTGACGTTGCCGACGCCTTCGGTGTCGGTGGCTCAATAGCGAGCGCCAAGCCGATAGACTTCTCACTCGACATAGTGGAGGTCGAGGGCAGGCCTATAACTAAGCGCGGAAAGCTCAGCGGAAGGAAGCAGATTTACCGCTGTGAGAATGGCCACTACCACCGCGTTCCGGCAGATAAAAAGCTTGAGCACTGTCCAGTCTGTGGGGCAAAAGTCGAGCCGCTCCTGAAGCCACTCATAGAGAACGGCGAGATAGTCGCTGAACTTCCGAAGGCGAGGGAGATAAGGGAGTACGTCCTGGAACAGGCCAAGAAGTTCAACCTGGCGCTCGATTGA
- a CDS encoding MBL fold metallo-hydrolase yields the protein MRLIPLAAESLGVRSLATFVEASGLKILIDPGVALGPKRYGLPPTKIELETLQQMRRKLQGYARRADVVTISHYHYDHHTPFFEGLYESSSEEYAREIYAGKLLFIKHPRENINFSQRKRAWAFLKNAEPIAKKIEFSDGRTFDLGGVRLEFSPAVPHGSEGSKLGFVVMVLIDDGSKSVIHASDIQLLNREAVEWIVEKNPDLLITGGPPTYLGKRAEGSWETGIKNLNEIIRETDAEIILDHHIVRDKRYPEFFDGLEKKPKTFAGYLKVEDRPLEAYRRELHKRERGEETELPFSL from the coding sequence ATGCGCTTGATACCCCTGGCGGCTGAGAGCCTCGGCGTGAGAAGCCTAGCCACTTTCGTCGAAGCCTCTGGCTTAAAAATTCTCATCGATCCCGGAGTGGCCCTCGGGCCGAAGCGCTACGGTCTTCCCCCAACGAAGATAGAACTGGAAACCCTTCAGCAGATGAGGAGGAAACTCCAGGGTTATGCGAGGAGAGCGGATGTGGTAACAATCTCCCACTACCACTACGACCACCACACGCCCTTCTTTGAGGGCCTTTACGAGAGCTCAAGTGAGGAATACGCAAGGGAAATCTACGCCGGAAAGCTCCTCTTCATCAAGCACCCGCGGGAGAACATCAACTTCAGCCAGAGGAAGAGGGCATGGGCATTTCTCAAGAACGCGGAACCAATAGCGAAGAAAATCGAGTTCTCCGACGGGAGAACCTTCGACCTCGGCGGGGTTAGGCTTGAGTTCTCTCCTGCCGTTCCCCACGGAAGCGAAGGCTCAAAGCTCGGTTTCGTGGTGATGGTTCTCATTGACGATGGTTCCAAGAGTGTAATCCACGCCAGCGATATACAGCTGTTGAATAGGGAAGCGGTCGAGTGGATAGTCGAGAAGAACCCCGACCTGCTCATAACTGGCGGTCCACCGACATATCTCGGAAAGCGCGCTGAGGGTAGCTGGGAGACTGGGATCAAAAACCTCAACGAGATAATCCGAGAGACGGACGCGGAGATAATCCTCGACCACCACATCGTAAGGGACAAACGCTACCCGGAGTTCTTCGATGGGCTGGAGAAAAAACCGAAGACCTTCGCGGGCTACCTCAAGGTCGAGGACAGACCGCTTGAGGCTTACCGGAGGGAGCTTCACAAGAGGGAAAGGGGAGAAGAAACCGAACTCCCGTTTTCCCTCTGA
- a CDS encoding ferredoxin, translating into MAWKVTVDQDTCIGDAICASLCPDVFEMGDDGKAHPIVETTDLDCAQEAAEACPVGAITLEEA; encoded by the coding sequence ATGGCGTGGAAGGTTACGGTTGACCAGGACACCTGCATTGGAGATGCCATCTGTGCTAGCCTCTGCCCGGACGTCTTTGAGATGGGCGACGACGGAAAGGCCCACCCGATAGTTGAGACCACCGACCTCGACTGCGCCCAGGAGGCCGCCGAGGCCTGCCCGGTCGGCGCTATAACCCTCGAAGAGGCCTGA
- a CDS encoding metal-sulfur cluster assembly factor, with product MVTKEDVERVVKSIVDEKFVKSIEVDDKGNVTVTLARDTPDIDNVLIKLHSEIGKLKGVGLITINREREEKPGEDENVQLTKELILEKLKEVIDPEIGIDVVNLGLIYELEIRPDNTVYVKMTMTTPGCPLTMWILRAVEDKILEIPGVKDAEIELTFDPPWSPDMVSEEYKKRLGLY from the coding sequence ATGGTTACGAAGGAAGATGTTGAGAGGGTCGTTAAGAGTATAGTTGACGAGAAGTTCGTCAAATCCATCGAGGTGGACGATAAGGGTAACGTCACCGTAACCCTAGCGAGGGATACACCGGATATAGACAACGTCCTCATAAAGCTCCACTCCGAGATCGGGAAGCTCAAAGGCGTCGGTTTGATAACCATAAACCGCGAGCGCGAGGAGAAACCCGGTGAAGACGAGAACGTTCAGCTCACGAAGGAACTGATCCTTGAGAAGCTCAAAGAGGTTATTGACCCCGAAATTGGAATTGACGTCGTCAACCTCGGCCTCATCTACGAGCTCGAGATAAGGCCCGATAACACCGTTTACGTTAAGATGACGATGACGACTCCAGGCTGTCCGCTCACGATGTGGATTCTAAGGGCCGTCGAGGACAAGATACTCGAGATCCCCGGTGTTAAGGACGCCGAGATAGAGCTCACCTTCGACCCGCCCTGGAGCCCTGATATGGTGAGCGAGGAATACAAGAAGAGGCTGGGACTCTACTGA